CGAAGGCAGCATCAGCACGGAGATCAGCAGCACCTCCACCCGGTCTGCCTGTACCCGGGCCACAAGATCATCCACGCCCACCACCCCATAATCCAGCAGATCGAATCCACCGGACCGCAGCACCGCATATACCATCACCTTTCCCAATGCATGGTGGTCCTCCAGAATGCAAATGGCCATTCTGGGCTGATTTTTTCTGGAAGGATCTGCCGGCGGCAGCATCTCGTCAATGAGTTCTTCACAGATCCGGCCGGCCATGTACACTTGGGACAGGGCCAGAGATCCGTCCTGCCAACCGGCACCCAACTGTTCCAGAACCGGCAGAACCACCTTTTCAACAAATCGTATGGGCCGCATATCCCGGCCCCTTTGTTCCATCACCTGTCTGGCCGCCAGCCGGTCCACATCCAGAAGCGCGCGTTCAAACGCATTCAGCATTTTATCTCTGTC
Above is a window of Desulfotignum balticum DSM 7044 DNA encoding:
- a CDS encoding cobalamin B12-binding domain-containing protein gives rise to the protein MDDRDKMLNAFERALLDVDRLAARQVMEQRGRDMRPIRFVEKVVLPVLEQLGAGWQDGSLALSQVYMAGRICEELIDEMLPPADPSRKNQPRMAICILEDHHALGKVMVYAVLRSGGFDLLDYGVVGVDDLVARVQADRVEVLLISVLMLPSALKIKSVRQKLMDRGCDVTLIVGGAPFRFDDQLWQMVGANVMCENASDVVPAIEKIMEEKT